A window from Triticum aestivum cultivar Chinese Spring chromosome 6D, IWGSC CS RefSeq v2.1, whole genome shotgun sequence encodes these proteins:
- the LOC123144685 gene encoding ribosomal RNA-processing protein 8, whose protein sequence is MEPQQESTVDGRKRRRRGGVGKRQKDSSCSQQAPPPAPPVDAASPLEKRRRKAGEAAAIPKGRKPASLLEKMRARLSGGHFRMLNEKLYTCSGQDAFDYFKNEPELFDVYHAGYQEQMSHWPEQPVNVIIKWLKSHNKSWTVADFGCGNAAVAKNVKNKVFSIDLVSDDPSVIACDMAHTPLEPSSVDVAIFCLSLMGTNFPSYLQEANRVLKPSGWLLIAEVRSRLDPNTGGADPDKFSEAISQLGFSLVSKDEKNKMFVLFYFRKKERSKVAKNIEWPQLKPCLYKRR, encoded by the exons ATGGAACCTCAGCAAGAGTCGACCGTCGACGGCCGCAAGAGGCGGCGTAGAGGAGGAGTCGGGAAACGCCAGAAGGATTCTTCTTGCTCACAACAGGCACCTCCGCCTGCCCCTCCAGTGGATGCGGCCTCCCCCCTGGAGAAGCGGCGTCGCAAGGCCGGCGAGGCCGCCGCAATACCCAAGGGGCGCAAGCCTGCGAGCCTACTCGAAAAG ATGCGTGCAAGGTTATCTGGAGGTCATTTCAGAATGTTAAACGAGAAACTGTACACTTGCAG TGGCCAGGATGCATTTGACTACTTTAAAAACGAGCCTGAGCTTTTTGACGTG TATCATGCAGGATATCAAGAGCAGATGTCACATTGGCCAGAGCAGCCAGTTAATGTGATAATCAAGTGGTTGAAGAGTCATAACAAATCATGGACCGTTGCTGATTTTGGATGTG GCAATGCAGCAGTTGCTAAAAACGTGAAGAACAAGGTCTTCTCCATCGATCTTGTTTCAGATGACCCTTCAGTGATTGCTTGTGATATGGCTCAT ACCCCATTGGAGCCATCCTCTGTAGATGTGGCGATATTCTGTCTTTCTTTGATGGGAACCAACTTTCCGAGTTATCTACAGGAAGCTAACAGAGTCCTCAAGCCAAG TGGTTGGCTTCTTATTGCGGAAGTGAGGAGTAGGCTAGACCCGAACACCGGAGGTGCTGATCCTGATAAGTTCTCCGAAGCCATCAGCCAGCTTGGCTTTTCCCTTGTTTCGAAG GATGAGAAGAACAAAATGTTTGTCCTGTTTTATTTCAGGAAAAAG GAAAGGAGCAAGGTGGCGAAAAACATTGAATGGCCCCAGTTGAAACCTTGCTTATACAAGCGGCGATGA